Proteins from a genomic interval of Fusarium oxysporum Fo47 chromosome I, complete sequence:
- a CDS encoding uncharacterized protein (expressed protein), giving the protein MKLSSLLTFTTIAIAGTDAWSFTVWTGKDQHGKKRHYHSSVGDNDCYNFDKAITSKGVGSFEFCSFIWTRCSVSIHSDIGCRGKKLGSATAADKGDLWPTKWSKNTSKEAKKMKSFRIQGCKDIPVTGGNLDIASCK; this is encoded by the coding sequence atgaagctctcTTCGCTCCTTACATTCACCACAATAGCCATCGCTGGCACAGATGCATGGAGCTTTACAGTCTGGACCGGAAAAGACCAGCACGGAAAGAAACGCCACTACCACAGCAGTGTCGGAGATAACGACTGCTATAATTTCGACAAGGCCATCACTTCGAAGGGCGTTGGTTCTTTTGAGTTCTGCAGCTTCATTTGGACTCGTTGCTCCGTCTCAATCCATAGCGACATTGGCTGTCGGGGCAAGAAGCTTGGGTCCGCGACGGCCGCTGACAAAGGCGACTTATGGCCCACAAAGTGGTCGAAGAATACTAGTAAAGAAGCGAAGAAAATGAAGAGTTTCAGGATTCAGGGTTGCAAGGATATTCCTGTCACAGGAGGCAACTTGGATATTGCCAGCTGTAAATAA